Part of the Melitaea cinxia chromosome 6, ilMelCinx1.1, whole genome shotgun sequence genome is shown below.
agtacatatatatatcaataacaatttaaaaaaaaaacttttaaatgaaagacaaaacatcatagcataaagtacttgaaataaaattgcttgacatacattaagacgataaatacatttcttttgtgagttttttaaatgtttctaaTGTTTGAGGATATTAACCCGGTTTTAAATGTTCTGCGATATTAATGCTGCGATGATAAAATGCGGTAGTTGGGAGTATAAAAGACTGCATTCAGTTAACATGCTACACCTGAGTTTCAGTGACGATAGATGCATCTGCGTAGTTTAATTTATGCTTACTGAAAAATAGTTAAgtgcttattattttatgtaatttattataaattaatccaACTTATCAAGCAGTTGGTGTTGGCATccaaaaatacatttacttatttagtttaagtaatttataattttaaatcgaattatttttatttagttgttatttataactgcgagcaaacaaaattatcacTATTCTATTATTGCATTAAGCTATACTTATTTTAGTGTAATTTTATTCTTAGTTTTCCTCTACTAAATGGCCTGAAAAACATAACTCTTTTATTGATATGAAGACGCACATTGTATACTCcttcttttgaaattttaataatagatacACTTCAGTTATTAAATCATTGAATTAATGTTAACAATacaactttaataattatttaagtactTCCAGATCAATGGAATCTATTGTGCCGCTATAAAAACTTGGGTAAGAATCGCGGTGTCCATGCCGTAAGGACAGCAAGATCGCAATATTCAGAGCATTATAAAGACGGTGCTCGACTCTAAGGGAATTGATGAAACACTTCTACGTGACAGGTGTAATGTGGTTCAAGATGTTATTGTTGATGGTGTCTATGTCGCTGATGGCGCTTACGGCAGCCTCGGAGGAGAAAGATCCGGCTGCGCAACAAATCGTATTATTTAAGGAAAGAAATCCGGTAAGTCATGAAACCTTTGAAGTCATTTCTCGTGGTGACAATAGTATTGATCGTATTGAACCAAGCCAGATAGAGTTTTATATAAGTAATGGATTTGGATTGCAATTAaaacttaactatttattttcgtacacttttaatttatacttttagataaacgtatatatttaaaatatattaatactagctgtcctggcgaactttgtatcgCCTTTCTTtgtatatcataataaaatatagcctatctttcaagttggatccaattgcacacggtgtgcaaattcgatcaaaattggtttagtagtttaagagtccatcgcggacaaacaatgtGACGcgtaaattatatatgttaagtatttttacttacaattacaaatatttttttttagactcCTATTGGTATCATAACAACAAGCGCTGGAGCGCCTGTTGAAAAAAGGGACGCTTTGAATACGTTAAATTCCAGACTcctttttaatgaatattttatggATACTATGACTCATCTTGTTCGTGAAAGAATTCCTGAACGACTGGTTCATGCAAAGGCAGGTGGAGCATTTGGTTATTTTGAAGTAACTCATGACATTACAAACATCTGCAAAGCTAAATTATTTAGTGAAATAGGCAAGAAAACACCAGTAGCGGCAAGATTTTCACCGGCTATTATAGAAAGAGGTGGCAGCGATACATCACGCGACGTTAGAGGTTTCGCTGTGAAGTTTTATACTGAAGATGGGAACTTCGATATTGTCGGGTTTAACACTCCTATGTTTGCGTTGAATGATCCTCGTCTATTTCCTACATTTGTTCGAGCGCAAAAGAAAAATCCAGCTACTAACCTTTTCGATGCTAACACATTGTGGGACTATTTAACACTGCAACCTGAAAGCTTACACATGTTCTTATTAGTTTTCGGCGATCGCGGTATACCAGATGGCTATCGTCATATGCCTGGATTCGGGATTCATACTTACCAAGTTGAAAATGAGCAGGGGGACATATATTTTGTGAGATTTCATTTTACACCTGATGCTGGAATCAAAAATTTAAGCGCTGAAGAGGCTATGAAAATTGGCGCAGAAGATGCCGACTATAATACCAGAGATTTGTATAAAGCTATTGCTAACGGAGACTTTCCAACGTGGTCAGTTGGTATCCAAGTGTTAACAATCGATGACATTAAGAATGCTAACTTCGATGCATTTGATGTCACAAACACTATTCCTTTAGACGAATTTCCCTTGCATCCTGTgggtaaatttgttttaaataaaaacgcaGTAAATTACTTTGCACAAATAGAACAGCTCGCCTTCAGTCCAACTAATTTAGTCCCTGGTATTCTTGGAGGACCAGACAAAGTTTTTGAGGCACGGCGTTTAGCTTACCGAGACGCCCAATATTACCGTTTGGGAGCCAATTTCAACAGAATACCTGTGAACTGTCCGTTTAgaacaaaaacttttacatATAACAGAGATGGCCGCCCTCCGGTAGGTGATAATGAAAAAGATATCCCAAACTACTTTCCCAATACATTCAATGGTCCTGTTCCTTATATCGATACGAATAGGTCGAATTTAATAGAAATTGTAGAACATAGACCAAACAATGTCAAACAAGCAACTGAGGTGTACGTGAATGAAATGACGACTGACGAAAGAAGTAGGCTGGTggaaaatatattgtatagctTAGCACCGGCTACTGCATCTTTACAGGAAAGAGCAGTAAAATTATTCTCAATTATTCATCCCGACTTAGGTTACCAAATAGAGCAGGGCCTAAAAAGGAACACTACGGAAAGCAACGTTTAGATATATTAGTTATAACGCCTATCATCAGGAACTTCTCCATAAGTTCActgtttatacttttatatgAATAAGATTGAAAagaaaatcgtttttttttatgtaatttctgAAGAAGTTTGTGTACAGCTGGTTAATATTTCTTTgacaaaaatgaatttatttacgTTTCGATGGAGTTGTTTAACACTAGTAATATATTTCAACGAGCATACAGCGGCTTTTATTGTTGAAATAGACGTTTATATCTTTTACATAGAGTAATTGTTGTAATGGATATATActgtgtaaattttataataaaaataaaataaaaactttattatatatgacAAAACTATGCAtagtcatttattttattatttatgctaATATCATAAAgcttaagtttgtttgtttgcttatgTTTGTTTGTGCGCACTAATCTCAGAAGCTACTTTTTCGAATTGAGAAATTATTTTGGGATCTGGAAAGTCTTTTTACCTAGGAAGGCTGtacatatatagatttataccATATAAATAGGCCTAATTTaggagaaaataaaaaatcatatgaTCGACGAAGCGTCGCACCGCACGCCTGCGTAAGTCAATCGAGTGGCACATTATtggtttaaaaacatttttgttcgtattttcctcaaattaacgcgggtaacACCGCGGGTCACAGCTAGTTTCAAAAGCTAGCAGCTAGTTTTCTAAAaaagtcttttaaaaaaatcatttatcaataaCTAGCTtcccgcctcggcttcgcacgggtatttaacaaaaatttctaatccctaatatttttcaaataacatCTTTCCTTTTCTATTCGAAATCGCTTATTTAGCGGTTCAAATCGAACTAACTCTGGCGGGCGACACCGGGCTCTTATATATTCAGAGAGCTAGGCTCTAGGATATTCGaaaaagtttgaaaatattttctttctcacaccttcttgaatgttctcgacattatcgtccgccgtaacaataggttctgcagctgtagcatacgtagtaaaggcgctaaatttaaaaacttaaattttaaaatgttttcagaactaatttgaataactaaaattatgtcgctttagctccaaaatataagttagctactgctgtataaatacataaaatttaataactttattatagtaacaaatgtaatttaagactttattgaaattggaattttaaatttggcGCCATTACTACACATGCTGCCATTGCTCGCAGCGCCTTTCGAAATACAACGCAAATAATCCTTGTTCTCaatgaagttcaaatactcgacaacagatggcgccactacacttattttccaagttgaagggttggaaaagcccttatatctttaaaaacacgccCTTTAGGTTAAGACGG
Proteins encoded:
- the LOC123654490 gene encoding catalase-like, with product MLLLMVSMSLMALTAASEEKDPAAQQIVLFKERNPTPIGIITTSAGAPVEKRDALNTLNSRLLFNEYFMDTMTHLVRERIPERLVHAKAGGAFGYFEVTHDITNICKAKLFSEIGKKTPVAARFSPAIIERGGSDTSRDVRGFAVKFYTEDGNFDIVGFNTPMFALNDPRLFPTFVRAQKKNPATNLFDANTLWDYLTLQPESLHMFLLVFGDRGIPDGYRHMPGFGIHTYQVENEQGDIYFVRFHFTPDAGIKNLSAEEAMKIGAEDADYNTRDLYKAIANGDFPTWSVGIQVLTIDDIKNANFDAFDVTNTIPLDEFPLHPVGKFVLNKNAVNYFAQIEQLAFSPTNLVPGILGGPDKVFEARRLAYRDAQYYRLGANFNRIPVNCPFRTKTFTYNRDGRPPVGDNEKDIPNYFPNTFNGPVPYIDTNRSNLIEIVEHRPNNVKQATEVYVNEMTTDERSRLVENILYSLAPATASLQERAVKLFSIIHPDLGYQIEQGLKRNTTESNV